In the genome of Balnearium lithotrophicum, the window GTTTTTCTAACGGAAAAGGTTGAGATAGAGGCTGACAGTGCTGAATTTTTAAGGGATAAGAATAGAGTGATTCTAAAGAATGTCCGTTTGAAGGGTAAAAACTTTAATGCTTTCTCTCCTTCTGGAACGTACTTTCTAAAAAGTGGAGTTTTCCTAAGTAAGTCAAAGTGCAACGCTAACTTTAACAAAGTCAATAACATTACAGGAAAGGGATGTAAAATAGAATTTAAGAGGGAGAAAATTACAATTTTCAGCAGTGTAAAAACAACAATTAAAGAGGTGAAGAAATGAGGTACTTTTTAAGTCTAATTTTGGTTCTTATTCTACTCTCTCAGGGCTACTCTGCAGTAAATAACTCCCTTCCCATCGTCATTGAGTCGCAGAAACTTGTTTACGACAACAGGGAAAAGGTTGCTCACTACATTGGAAGCGTTATAGCTCAGCACGGAAGAACGGTAATTACCGGCGATGAACTCTTAGTCTACTTTGATAGGACGGGAAAACACGTGAGAAAGATAAGAGTTAAAGGGAACGTTCACATAAAGGACCCGAGGGGAGAGGGTTGGTGTAAAGAGCTCATCTACTATCCCTTTGAGGAAAAGGTTGTTCTCATAGGTAACGCAAGGTTGAAACAGGGTAAAAACCTACTTGTTGGAGATAGGATTGTAGCTTATCGTGACGGAAGAGTTAGTGTTGAAGGGGTAAAGGAGAAGGTGAAATCTGTCATTTACCCGGAGGAAAACAAAGGTGGAAAGAGAGGTAAAAGACCTTAATGTTTTGAGGGCGGAGAATATTTCAAAATCGTTTAGGAAGAAGAAGGTAGTTGATGGGGTTACGATAGAGGTAAGGGAGGGAGAAGTTGTAGGTCTTTTGGGGCCAAACGGAGCCGGAAAAACGACTACGTTCTACTGCATCGTTGGGCTGGTAAAACCCGACGGAGGAAAGGTTTTATTAGGTGAGGAGGATTTAACAAACGACCCTACCTACATTCGTGCAAGGAAGGGAATATCGTACCTTCCCCAGGAGCCATCGGTTTTCAGGAAACTTACGGTTGAGGAGAACTTGAGGGCTATCCTTGAGATGCACAACTTTACAGAGGGGGAGATAGAGGAAAGAATAAACTGGCTTTTAAGCAGATTTGGAATCGAACACTTGAGAAACCAGAAGGCATCCTCCCTCTCTGGCGGTGAGAGGAGAAGGGTTGAGATTGCGAGAGCTCTCACCATAAATCCAAAATTCCTCCTCTTAGATGAGCCTTTTGCGGGTATTGACCCTATAGCGATTTCAGACATTCAATCACTCATAAAGGAACTGAAGGAACTTGACATTGGAGTTTTAATCACCGACCACAACGTTAGGGAAACGTTAAAAATTACA includes:
- the lptC gene encoding LPS export ABC transporter periplasmic protein LptC, coding for MRNKFFQIAVLLIFLSVLPLVVFLSRREAPPEKVKIPKHRKQTIEEFVLKSSGKNRWILRAPTATFLNKNTIKLIKPKLKVFLTEKVEIEADSAEFLRDKNRVILKNVRLKGKNFNAFSPSGTYFLKSGVFLSKSKCNANFNKVNNITGKGCKIEFKREKITIFSSVKTTIKEVKK
- a CDS encoding LptA/OstA family protein, yielding MRYFLSLILVLILLSQGYSAVNNSLPIVIESQKLVYDNREKVAHYIGSVIAQHGRTVITGDELLVYFDRTGKHVRKIRVKGNVHIKDPRGEGWCKELIYYPFEEKVVLIGNARLKQGKNLLVGDRIVAYRDGRVSVEGVKEKVKSVIYPEENKGGKRGKRP
- the lptB gene encoding LPS export ABC transporter ATP-binding protein, producing the protein MEREVKDLNVLRAENISKSFRKKKVVDGVTIEVREGEVVGLLGPNGAGKTTTFYCIVGLVKPDGGKVLLGEEDLTNDPTYIRARKGISYLPQEPSVFRKLTVEENLRAILEMHNFTEGEIEERINWLLSRFGIEHLRNQKASSLSGGERRRVEIARALTINPKFLLLDEPFAGIDPIAISDIQSLIKELKELDIGVLITDHNVRETLKITDRAYIIAHGRVIASGFPEEVAKEETVRKVYLGSEFEL